One Sediminibacillus dalangtanensis genomic region harbors:
- a CDS encoding BglG family transcription antiterminator, translated as MTLDARSKYILNRFVETNGYLAVRTITNSLNISRRTFYYDLKKINQFLQENGLQEIQRQKKRGYYLRQEDKHKIPSLVQLMNHTQYFFDKQDRHMMMAVQLLSSEKALFLEDMQKMTQVSKGTVSNDLKALKKALTKFLLEVKFDRKSGFSITGSETNKRSALVYYVTQLVTTNKRENILEKVNTAVVPHLLKLPYFSEQRLYHIKNVIVSNEEMLGVELTDDTIEYLAFQFMILMQRIRDGHRVLVERFEKEALQQTKEFSAARAIINQLSKLENDPLPEDEVYFVTMNLLGSKVNHSDFEVHKTEEMKSLKAAIHHMVLDFQKYACVVFQNKEKLETTLFLHLKPAYYRLKYNVDITDEWSSIIQQKYPEIYQLTSRVVFHLEAILDKKIPEQELAYIAIHFGGWLKKEGKKPAPRRRALIVCQNGIGTSNMLRMQLEELLSTIDIAGCISLRQYYQMKIDVEVIFSTTPIKTGSVPVILVEPIMNEKEKELLLKQYNFLFGRNSSAKSKISVESIIDIVQHHAQILDKKELVRELSCHLQAETTDTLKERDKPMLNELLTEEMIQLVDEVEGWEKAIKLASRPLLDRNFIEQAYIDSMIDDIKTLGPYVVIAPRIAIPHSRPENGVNKVGISLLKSSESISFSDQEKHQANLIFVLAAIDNETHLKALSQLTNLLGEEENINRLIETSNKQEILELVDYYSQE; from the coding sequence ATGACATTAGATGCGCGAAGCAAGTATATTTTGAACCGATTTGTCGAAACGAATGGATATTTAGCCGTAAGAACCATTACTAATTCATTGAATATTTCCAGAAGAACATTCTATTATGACCTCAAAAAAATCAACCAATTTTTGCAGGAGAATGGACTTCAGGAGATTCAAAGGCAGAAAAAACGAGGCTACTATTTAAGACAAGAAGATAAACATAAGATACCTTCTCTGGTCCAATTAATGAATCATACCCAGTACTTTTTCGATAAGCAGGACCGTCACATGATGATGGCTGTTCAATTGTTATCTTCTGAAAAAGCACTATTCCTGGAAGACATGCAAAAAATGACACAGGTAAGCAAAGGCACTGTCTCCAATGATCTAAAAGCACTTAAAAAAGCTTTGACAAAATTTCTTCTTGAGGTGAAGTTCGACAGAAAATCAGGTTTTTCAATTACGGGAAGCGAAACAAATAAGCGCAGCGCGCTCGTTTATTATGTCACTCAACTGGTGACAACCAATAAACGGGAAAACATTTTAGAAAAGGTGAACACAGCTGTGGTTCCGCATTTACTGAAACTGCCTTATTTTAGTGAACAGCGTCTTTATCACATAAAAAATGTAATCGTTTCCAATGAAGAGATGCTAGGAGTTGAATTGACGGACGACACAATTGAATACCTTGCTTTTCAATTCATGATTCTTATGCAGCGAATTCGCGATGGCCACCGGGTTTTGGTGGAAAGATTTGAAAAAGAAGCCTTACAACAAACCAAAGAATTCTCAGCTGCCAGAGCCATTATCAATCAATTAAGTAAGTTGGAGAATGATCCTTTACCAGAAGATGAAGTGTATTTTGTAACAATGAATCTTCTTGGTTCAAAAGTGAATCATTCAGATTTTGAAGTTCATAAGACGGAAGAAATGAAAAGTTTAAAAGCTGCCATCCACCATATGGTGTTGGATTTTCAGAAATACGCTTGTGTCGTTTTTCAAAATAAGGAGAAACTCGAAACCACTCTTTTTTTGCATCTCAAGCCGGCATATTACCGGCTTAAATACAATGTGGACATCACCGATGAGTGGAGCAGTATCATCCAACAGAAGTATCCGGAAATCTATCAACTTACCTCAAGAGTTGTTTTTCATTTGGAAGCAATTTTAGATAAAAAAATTCCGGAGCAGGAACTAGCCTATATTGCTATTCATTTTGGAGGATGGTTGAAAAAAGAAGGGAAGAAGCCGGCACCCAGAAGACGCGCACTAATTGTTTGTCAAAATGGGATCGGAACTTCCAATATGCTTCGTATGCAGTTGGAAGAATTGCTATCTACTATCGATATCGCAGGTTGCATATCATTGCGACAATACTACCAAATGAAAATCGATGTTGAAGTCATATTCTCCACCACACCAATCAAAACAGGAAGCGTACCAGTCATATTAGTCGAGCCAATTATGAACGAAAAAGAAAAAGAATTGCTTCTTAAACAATATAACTTCCTGTTTGGCAGAAATAGTTCTGCCAAAAGTAAAATCTCGGTAGAAAGCATTATCGATATCGTTCAACATCATGCTCAGATTTTGGATAAAAAGGAATTGGTTCGTGAGCTATCCTGCCATCTTCAAGCTGAAACAACCGATACATTAAAGGAGCGCGACAAACCCATGTTAAATGAATTATTGACAGAAGAAATGATCCAGTTGGTTGATGAAGTAGAAGGTTGGGAGAAAGCCATTAAACTAGCTTCCCGTCCGCTTCTTGACAGGAATTTTATTGAACAAGCATACATCGACTCGATGATCGACGATATAAAGACACTCGGCCCTTATGTTGTAATCGCTCCGAGGATTGCAATTCCACATTCCCGGCCTGAAAACGGAGTGAATAAAGTTGGTATCAGTCTGCTGAAAAGTTCGGAAAGTATTTCATTTTCAGACCAGGAAAAACATCAGGCAAATCTGATATTTGTATTGGCTGCAATAGACAATGAAACCCATCTGAAGGCCCTGTCACAACTGACAAACCTGCTTGGTGAAGAAGAAAATATCAATCGATTAATCGAAACAAGCAACAAACAAGAAATACTTGAACTTGTCGATTATTATTCCCAAGAGTAA
- a CDS encoding glycerol-3-phosphate responsive antiterminator, with translation MTILQGILPAIRDMKDFEKLLSSEYQYVIFLETRLSQLVSLIKYAKREEKKVFVHADLIQGLKTDEAGIEFLIRNLKPDGIITTRGNVISYAKKQGVLAVQRLFALDSHALESNIKIINKVKPDYIEVLPGLIPKLIGEIFERTDIPVIAGGLIRSQEDVENAYKGGAKAVTTSRSELWNLH, from the coding sequence ATGACAATACTTCAAGGGATTTTACCGGCGATCCGCGATATGAAAGATTTTGAAAAACTACTCTCCAGTGAATATCAGTATGTCATTTTTTTGGAGACAAGGCTTTCCCAGCTTGTTTCGTTGATAAAATACGCAAAAAGAGAAGAAAAAAAAGTATTTGTCCATGCTGATTTAATTCAAGGATTGAAAACCGATGAAGCCGGCATTGAGTTTCTGATCCGGAATTTAAAGCCGGACGGTATTATTACCACAAGAGGAAATGTCATTTCTTATGCCAAAAAGCAGGGAGTTCTTGCAGTTCAACGGTTATTTGCTCTTGATTCGCATGCTTTGGAGAGCAACATAAAAATCATCAACAAAGTCAAACCAGATTATATCGAGGTGCTGCCTGGCCTCATTCCGAAATTGATCGGAGAAATTTTTGAACGGACAGACATTCCAGTCATTGCCGGCGGGTTGATCCGCAGCCAGGAAGATGTGGAAAATGCGTACAAAGGAGGAGCGAAAGCGGTCACCACTTCACGTTCCGAACTGTGGAACCTTCATTAA
- the ssuE gene encoding NADPH-dependent FMN reductase has product MSEIIILSGSPSAQSGTDAVLNYLGESLRRKGFSTAHLSVKDIPQADLFEGRYDSQAVTEASALIRQAKGAIVGSPVYKAAYSGVLKAFLDILPQDVLEDTPVLPLMTGGSPSHLLAVEYSLKPLLATLKGQNLKGVYLLNKCIDKQDIEQPIHDHDLNLRLEKQLDYFVQTVNKQKQPI; this is encoded by the coding sequence TTGAGTGAAATCATCATTTTATCTGGAAGTCCTTCAGCCCAATCTGGAACCGACGCGGTGCTGAACTATTTAGGGGAGTCTTTAAGGCGAAAGGGGTTTTCCACTGCACATTTATCTGTAAAGGATATCCCGCAAGCCGATTTGTTTGAAGGAAGGTATGACAGTCAGGCGGTTACGGAAGCGTCAGCGCTCATCCGTCAGGCAAAGGGGGCTATTGTCGGATCCCCCGTGTATAAAGCTGCTTACTCTGGTGTTCTCAAGGCATTTTTGGATATTTTGCCGCAGGATGTACTGGAGGATACACCGGTCTTACCACTGATGACCGGCGGCAGTCCCTCCCATTTACTTGCCGTGGAATATAGTTTGAAGCCGCTGTTGGCTACGCTGAAGGGACAGAATTTGAAGGGCGTTTATCTTTTGAACAAATGCATCGATAAACAGGACATCGAACAGCCGATTCATGATCATGACTTAAACCTGCGATTAGAGAAGCAACTGGATTATTTCGTCCAGACGGTCAATAAGCAAAAGCAGCCAATTTAA
- a CDS encoding trans-sulfuration enzyme family protein — MGKHFDTKSVHLSGIQEKKINSKSTPIYQTSAFKFKDLEDLENFYQGKNDYLYTRVGNPNTDELGAAVAQLEGAPRGIAAASGTAAILAGILAVAKQGDHVIAATDIYGGTYQLLANELPDLGIEVSFIDFAEGDKIADYIQGNTKMVYSESVSNPLLRKEDIESLVTLAQEAQLVLMVDNTFATPYLCRPYEQGADLVVHSATKYIGGHSDITAGVLVGHEGLIEKANQKIVNLGSSLSPFEAWLTCRGLKTLSVRMERHVDNAQKLADALKKHEAVEKVYYPEDVSPHGNGAIVTMDITATCDVETFFQSLGWIKIVPTLAGVETSVSYPLATSHRALSPEMHEQLGITEGLIRISVGIEAADDIIEGFNQALNQARRT, encoded by the coding sequence ATGGGGAAACATTTTGATACGAAATCTGTTCATCTATCGGGCATCCAGGAGAAAAAAATCAATAGCAAGTCGACGCCGATTTACCAGACGTCAGCCTTTAAATTCAAAGACCTTGAAGATTTGGAGAACTTTTACCAAGGAAAGAATGATTATTTATATACGAGAGTCGGGAATCCGAATACAGATGAGTTAGGAGCCGCGGTGGCCCAACTGGAAGGAGCTCCGAGGGGGATAGCTGCCGCTTCGGGGACAGCAGCCATATTGGCAGGAATTCTTGCCGTTGCCAAGCAGGGAGACCATGTCATTGCGGCTACCGATATTTACGGAGGTACATATCAACTGCTTGCCAATGAACTGCCGGACTTAGGAATCGAAGTATCATTTATCGACTTTGCCGAAGGGGATAAAATCGCTGATTATATCCAGGGCAATACAAAGATGGTTTACTCGGAATCTGTTTCCAATCCGTTACTGCGCAAGGAGGATATAGAATCGCTCGTTACACTGGCCCAGGAGGCTCAGCTAGTCTTGATGGTCGACAACACGTTTGCCACACCTTACCTGTGCCGTCCCTATGAGCAAGGTGCCGATTTGGTTGTCCACAGCGCGACTAAGTACATCGGCGGGCACAGCGACATTACAGCCGGAGTGCTGGTCGGCCATGAAGGGTTGATCGAAAAAGCCAATCAAAAAATCGTGAACCTGGGAAGCAGTTTAAGTCCTTTCGAGGCCTGGCTCACCTGTCGTGGGTTGAAGACGCTCAGTGTAAGAATGGAACGGCACGTCGACAATGCCCAAAAACTTGCCGATGCCTTGAAAAAGCATGAAGCAGTAGAAAAAGTATATTATCCAGAAGACGTATCACCACATGGGAATGGAGCCATCGTTACGATGGATATTACGGCTACTTGTGATGTGGAGACATTTTTCCAATCGCTCGGCTGGATTAAAATCGTACCTACGTTGGCCGGTGTGGAAACATCAGTATCCTATCCTTTGGCGACTTCCCATCGCGCCCTTTCACCCGAAATGCACGAACAATTAGGAATCACCGAAGGGTTGATCCGGATATCCGTAGGAATTGAAGCAGCTGATGATATCATCGAAGGATTCAACCAGGCATTGAATCAGGCAAGACGGACTTGA
- a CDS encoding PTS ascorbate transporter subunit IIC, which produces MVDLLMNDILGTPSILVGLFAFFGLLLQRKQIADVISGTLKTIMGFVILGVGAGAITGSLGHFSSMFDSAFELSGVIPNNEAIVALAQDAFGTETAMIMLFGMLVNIVLARFTPFKYIFLTGHHTMFMACLIAVILSTGGIEGMMLILIGSIILGSLMVLMPAMLQPFTRKITGSDDFAVGHFGSFGYLAAGAVGKLVGKQSKSTEELKVPKSLGFLRDTSVSVSLTMAILFFIVALFAGPAFIEAELSDGTNFLVFAFLQSITFAAGVYIILAGVRMILSEIVPAFKGIADKVVPNAIPALDCPSVFPFANNAVVIGFVFSFLAGLISMFLLPVLGLRVIVPGLVPHFFTGAAAGVFGNATGGRKGAIFGSMANGLIISFLPAILLPVLGSLGFEGTTFGDADFGVIGVALGYPVQLFASPLLFAGLIVILLAGFFAISIARSRRKSPTPIENEQQSNSI; this is translated from the coding sequence ATGGTTGATTTATTAATGAATGATATACTCGGCACCCCTTCCATCCTGGTCGGCTTGTTTGCCTTTTTTGGCCTGCTATTGCAGAGGAAGCAAATCGCCGATGTCATCTCCGGCACCCTAAAAACCATTATGGGATTCGTCATTTTAGGCGTCGGAGCCGGAGCAATCACCGGATCACTGGGACACTTCAGCAGTATGTTTGATTCTGCCTTTGAATTATCAGGTGTCATTCCCAATAACGAAGCAATTGTTGCCCTGGCTCAAGATGCCTTTGGTACGGAGACAGCAATGATCATGTTATTCGGCATGTTAGTCAATATTGTCCTAGCCCGCTTTACTCCTTTTAAATATATATTTCTGACAGGACACCATACCATGTTCATGGCCTGTTTGATTGCTGTGATTTTGTCTACTGGGGGAATAGAAGGAATGATGTTGATCCTGATTGGCTCCATCATTCTAGGATCACTCATGGTGCTTATGCCTGCCATGCTACAACCATTCACTCGTAAAATCACTGGTTCTGATGACTTTGCTGTCGGCCACTTCGGATCCTTCGGTTATCTGGCTGCAGGGGCTGTCGGTAAACTTGTTGGAAAACAATCCAAATCTACCGAAGAACTCAAAGTTCCTAAATCATTGGGCTTTTTAAGAGATACATCGGTTTCAGTCTCACTGACCATGGCTATTTTATTTTTCATAGTGGCACTATTTGCAGGGCCGGCTTTCATAGAAGCAGAGTTAAGTGATGGAACTAATTTTCTCGTCTTTGCATTTTTGCAATCGATCACTTTCGCAGCTGGCGTTTATATTATCTTGGCTGGTGTCCGGATGATTCTTTCTGAAATTGTTCCAGCGTTTAAGGGAATAGCGGACAAAGTTGTACCGAATGCAATCCCAGCCTTGGATTGTCCATCAGTATTCCCATTTGCAAACAATGCTGTGGTGATAGGATTCGTCTTCAGTTTCCTGGCAGGACTTATTAGCATGTTTCTGCTGCCCGTTTTAGGTCTGAGAGTAATTGTCCCGGGTTTGGTTCCTCATTTTTTCACAGGGGCTGCAGCGGGTGTCTTCGGAAATGCAACCGGAGGTCGAAAAGGAGCGATATTTGGTTCTATGGCTAACGGGCTTATCATCAGCTTTCTTCCGGCGATTTTACTTCCGGTTCTTGGATCGTTAGGCTTTGAAGGTACCACATTTGGAGATGCTGATTTTGGGGTCATCGGGGTTGCCCTAGGATATCCTGTTCAGTTGTTTGCCTCCCCTCTTCTTTTTGCAGGATTGATCGTCATCCTTCTTGCGGGATTTTTTGCCATAAGCATAGCAAGAAGCCGAAGAAAATCTCCAACCCCAATCGAGAACGAGCAACAATCCAATTCTATATAA
- a CDS encoding LLM class flavin-dependent oxidoreductase: MTDKRIYLNAFDMNCAGHQSPGLWTHPDDQSHRYKDSEYWIELAKLLERGNFDAVFLADVLGTYDVYENSRDAAVRQGAQSPVNDPLLVVPLMSAVTRHLGFGVTASVSHEHPYTFARRMSTLDHLTKGRVGWNIVTSYLKSAAVNMGLEDQVNHDERYDIAAEYVDVCYKLWEGSWEDEAVRLDKENGIYTDPEKVHDIHHEGKYFKVPGAHLSEPSPQRTPVIYQAGASKKGRAFAASNAECVFIGAPTIEAARQSVKKLREETVLAGRNPEDVKILTMFTPVVGRTEEEAREKFNDYKNHISHEGALALFGGWTGIDLSQYGPDESLRYVENNAIQSAVENFTRIDPNKQWTVEEIKEFIGIGGLGAYAVGSPEQIADTMEEWVREAGIDGFNIAYAITPGTFQDFVDLVVPILQERGLIRSRYEGETLRDNLFGAGPRLPENHPGKKYSRGIQTV; encoded by the coding sequence ATGACGGATAAGCGGATTTATTTAAACGCCTTTGATATGAATTGTGCAGGACACCAATCACCGGGATTATGGACACACCCTGACGACCAATCACACAGATACAAGGATAGTGAATATTGGATTGAGCTGGCAAAGCTTTTGGAAAGAGGAAACTTTGATGCAGTGTTTTTAGCTGATGTATTAGGTACCTATGATGTTTACGAGAATTCCCGGGATGCGGCGGTAAGACAGGGAGCTCAATCACCCGTGAACGACCCATTGCTGGTCGTCCCGCTTATGTCGGCGGTCACCAGGCATCTTGGTTTTGGCGTGACTGCTTCTGTCAGCCATGAGCATCCCTACACCTTCGCTCGCAGAATGTCGACTTTAGATCATTTGACAAAAGGAAGAGTAGGATGGAATATCGTTACTTCTTATTTAAAAAGTGCCGCAGTGAATATGGGGCTGGAAGACCAGGTGAACCATGATGAGCGGTATGATATTGCAGCAGAGTACGTGGATGTTTGCTACAAGCTTTGGGAGGGCAGCTGGGAAGATGAAGCAGTCCGTCTCGATAAAGAGAACGGAATTTATACGGATCCGGAAAAAGTCCATGACATCCATCATGAAGGCAAGTATTTCAAAGTTCCAGGCGCTCACTTAAGTGAACCATCGCCACAACGCACACCGGTGATTTATCAGGCTGGTGCTTCGAAAAAAGGCAGGGCATTTGCCGCCAGCAATGCTGAATGTGTCTTCATCGGCGCTCCAACCATCGAGGCTGCCAGGCAGTCGGTCAAAAAATTGCGAGAAGAGACGGTACTGGCAGGACGTAATCCGGAAGATGTTAAAATACTGACCATGTTTACCCCGGTTGTCGGCCGTACGGAAGAGGAGGCAAGAGAGAAGTTCAACGATTATAAAAACCATATCAGTCATGAGGGGGCACTGGCCTTGTTCGGCGGATGGACCGGTATCGATCTTTCTCAATACGGTCCTGATGAAAGTTTGCGGTATGTTGAAAACAATGCGATTCAATCAGCTGTCGAAAATTTCACAAGGATTGATCCGAACAAACAATGGACAGTGGAAGAAATCAAGGAATTTATCGGAATCGGTGGTCTCGGCGCCTATGCAGTCGGCTCACCGGAACAGATAGCTGATACGATGGAAGAATGGGTCAGGGAGGCCGGTATCGATGGCTTTAATATTGCCTATGCAATAACGCCTGGAACCTTCCAGGATTTCGTCGATTTGGTTGTCCCGATTTTACAAGAGCGCGGCCTCATCCGCTCCCGTTATGAAGGAGAAACCTTGAGGGATAACCTGTTTGGAGCAGGTCCCCGTCTTCCTGAAAACCATCCAGGGAAAAAATACAGCAGAGGAATTCAAACAGTGTAG
- a CDS encoding VanZ family protein, whose product MVINFLWEASHFIEFAILYLLLTAALIVNKRYNTLTDLAAMSVTIAYAFMDEIHQFYVPGRSFSQLDLVKDMAGVITAWILMESYQSRKQKDNH is encoded by the coding sequence ATGGTGATAAATTTTTTATGGGAAGCTTCCCACTTTATTGAGTTCGCCATTCTCTACCTTCTCCTAACAGCAGCGTTGATAGTCAACAAACGCTATAACACGCTGACAGATCTTGCTGCAATGTCCGTAACCATCGCATATGCTTTTATGGATGAAATTCACCAATTTTACGTACCCGGTCGCTCCTTTTCTCAGTTAGATCTAGTAAAAGATATGGCAGGCGTGATTACTGCTTGGATTCTAATGGAAAGTTACCAATCCCGCAAACAAAAGGATAATCATTAA
- a CDS encoding LCP family glycopolymer transferase: MAESRRAKKTGKSKRWWKILLAVVAIFVIGVGVYAFSIYNNAKHTVEEKMHQPVDSIDTAVGKKKVKDNEPLNVLLLGVDERSGDSGRSDALMVLSLDPKDDSMNLVSIPRDTRTEIVGKGYEDKINHAYAYGGTDMSINTVENLLDIELDYYVKVNMEGLSEMVDAVGGITVDNKTDWIDEGYYKKGYHYEKGEIELDGAKTMGFVRMRHFDSDFARTGRQRQVFQAIVDKGASVASVNKIDDMIDVLGNNMETNMDFSDMKNLMMNYRDTRKNVVSYQMEGEGAYITNSSGQDIYYLVVSDDEIQKVHDMIKKAKS, encoded by the coding sequence TTGGCTGAAAGCAGAAGAGCTAAAAAAACGGGAAAGTCGAAGCGCTGGTGGAAAATATTACTGGCTGTCGTGGCAATATTTGTGATAGGCGTCGGTGTCTATGCTTTTTCTATATATAATAATGCAAAACATACGGTTGAAGAGAAGATGCATCAGCCGGTAGATTCTATCGACACTGCAGTCGGCAAGAAAAAAGTGAAGGATAACGAGCCGTTGAATGTCCTGCTTCTTGGAGTAGATGAACGTTCTGGAGACTCGGGCCGTTCTGATGCTTTGATGGTTTTATCGCTTGATCCGAAAGACGATAGCATGAACCTGGTAAGCATCCCCCGCGACACACGGACGGAAATCGTGGGAAAAGGATATGAAGATAAAATCAATCATGCATATGCATACGGCGGTACAGACATGTCGATCAACACAGTCGAAAATCTTTTGGACATCGAGCTTGATTATTACGTGAAAGTAAATATGGAGGGTTTGTCGGAAATGGTAGATGCAGTCGGCGGCATAACGGTCGACAACAAGACAGACTGGATTGATGAGGGCTATTATAAAAAAGGCTACCATTACGAAAAAGGCGAAATCGAATTGGACGGAGCCAAAACAATGGGCTTTGTCAGAATGCGTCATTTTGACAGCGACTTTGCCAGAACGGGCCGTCAGCGCCAGGTATTCCAGGCAATTGTCGATAAAGGGGCGAGCGTAGCTTCGGTGAACAAAATCGATGATATGATCGATGTTCTTGGAAACAATATGGAAACCAACATGGATTTCAGCGATATGAAAAATTTAATGATGAACTATCGAGATACAAGGAAAAACGTTGTCAGCTATCAAATGGAAGGCGAAGGCGCTTATATCACTAATTCAAGCGGCCAGGACATCTATTATTTGGTCGTTTCCGATGATGAGATTCAAAAGGTGCACGATATGATTAAAAAAGCAAAGTCTTGA
- a CDS encoding cation:proton antiporter, with protein MHEFNETFIQILILLAISVAVIGIAKKIGQPYTIALVLVGLFLGIINVHVPLIDEAEAYITQSEVFQTIIISLFLPILLGDATLKLPFHHLYQHKRAVLGMAFIGTFLSFIVIGFATHYFIGLPIAVAFTFAALMSATDPISVVSIFKSLGVSEKLSTIMEGESLFNDGIAVVLFKISSIYLLTYIELGWEGLGSGILLFLKFSVGGVLVGVILGFIFSQIIRFFDDYPFEIALSAILFFGSYFIAEHLEVSGVIAVVAGGFMFADYGGKIGMTEKTRVTINTFWDVITLVANSIIFLLIGLEIRNIDFNNQWNIIAFAIVLVITGRIIALYISTLPVKDLNRKERILLNWGGLRGSLSIALALSLPMEFTGRDTVLLLTFSVVLFSLIVQGMSIKPLIKKLGLSGTDSTK; from the coding sequence ATGCATGAATTTAACGAAACTTTTATCCAGATTCTTATCCTGCTTGCTATCTCGGTTGCCGTTATCGGGATTGCTAAAAAGATCGGTCAGCCTTATACAATTGCACTCGTTTTGGTCGGTTTATTTCTGGGCATTATTAATGTTCATGTACCACTGATAGATGAAGCAGAAGCATACATTACCCAATCAGAAGTTTTTCAGACCATTATTATTTCATTGTTCCTGCCGATTTTACTGGGGGATGCGACACTGAAACTGCCATTTCACCATTTATACCAACATAAGCGCGCAGTTCTCGGTATGGCCTTCATCGGTACGTTTCTGTCGTTTATCGTGATTGGCTTTGCCACCCATTATTTTATTGGCTTGCCAATAGCCGTGGCGTTCACGTTTGCAGCGTTAATGAGTGCCACAGACCCAATCAGTGTTGTGTCCATTTTTAAGTCGTTAGGCGTTTCGGAAAAGCTGTCCACGATCATGGAAGGGGAATCATTGTTCAATGATGGCATTGCCGTGGTACTCTTCAAAATTTCATCGATTTATTTACTTACCTATATTGAGTTAGGCTGGGAAGGACTTGGCAGTGGCATTCTGTTATTCTTGAAATTCAGTGTGGGCGGCGTGCTGGTCGGTGTCATCCTCGGCTTTATTTTTTCTCAAATCATTCGCTTTTTTGATGATTATCCATTTGAGATTGCATTGTCAGCCATCTTGTTTTTCGGAAGCTATTTTATTGCGGAGCACTTGGAGGTATCCGGGGTCATTGCGGTGGTAGCAGGTGGATTTATGTTTGCCGATTATGGCGGAAAAATTGGTATGACGGAAAAAACGAGAGTGACTATCAACACGTTTTGGGATGTGATCACCCTTGTTGCCAACTCAATCATCTTTTTGCTGATTGGATTGGAAATCCGCAACATCGATTTCAATAATCAGTGGAACATCATCGCGTTTGCGATCGTTCTTGTCATCACCGGTCGAATCATCGCCTTGTACATCAGCACATTGCCCGTAAAAGATTTGAATCGGAAAGAGCGGATTCTTCTTAACTGGGGCGGTTTACGAGGAAGCTTATCGATTGCGCTCGCTCTCAGCCTTCCAATGGAATTCACCGGCCGTGACACTGTCCTGTTACTGACCTTCTCCGTTGTCTTATTCTCTTTGATTGTCCAGGGGATGTCCATCAAACCATTGATCAAAAAGCTCGGTTTGTCAGGCACCGATTCAACCAAATAA